A stretch of Gambusia affinis linkage group LG10, SWU_Gaff_1.0, whole genome shotgun sequence DNA encodes these proteins:
- the cdc34a gene encoding cell division cycle 34 homolog (S. cerevisiae) a, with protein MAQHGHHVASSQKALMLEMKSLQDEPVEGFKITLVDESDMYNWEVAIFGPPNTHYEGGYFKARIKFPVDYPYSPPAFRFLTKMWHPNIYENGDVCISILHPPVDDPQSGELPSERWNPTQNVRTILLSVISLLNEPNTFSPANVDASVMYRKWRDSKGKDREYIEIIRKQVLSTKADAERDGVKVPTTLDEYCVRTQVPPTDDGSNLLYDDYYDDEELDEDEEEDNEDCCYDEDDSGTEDS; from the exons ATGGCTCAGCATGGGCACCATGTAGCCAGTTCACAAAAAGCACTGATGCTGGAGATGAAGAGCTTGCAGGATGAACCGGTAGAGGGATTCAAGATAACTTTGGTGGACGAGTCGGACATGTACAACTGGGAAGTGGCGATATTCGGACCCCCAAACACGCACTACGAGGGTGGTTATTTTAAG GCTCGGATCAAGTTTCCTGTTGATTATCCGTACTCTCCACCTGCCTTTCGCTTCCTCACCAAAATGTGGCATCCCAACATCTATGAG aatgGAGATGTGTGCATCTCCATCCTACATCCACCGGTGGACGATCCTCAGAGTGGAGAACTCCCTTCAGAGAGGTGGAACCCCACGCAGAATGTCAG GACCATCCTGCTCAGCGTCATCTCGCTGCTGAACGAACCCAACACGTTTTCCCCAGCCAACGTGGACGCCTCTGTGATGTACCGCAAGTGGAGGGACAGCAAGGGGAAAGACAGAGAATACATCGAGATCATAAG GAAACAGGTGCTGTCGACCAAAGCGGACGCAGAGCGGGACGGCGTCAAAGTTCCCACCACCTTGGACGAATACTGCGTCCGCACCCAAGTCCCACCCACAGACGACGGCTCCAACCTCTTATACGACGATTACTATGATGACGAGGAGCTGGAcgaagatgaggaggaagacAATGAGGACTGTTGCTATGACGAGGATGACTCTGGCACAGAGGACTCCTGA